The Echinicola rosea genome has a segment encoding these proteins:
- a CDS encoding MBL fold metallo-hydrolase produces the protein MKVTFLGTGTSQGIPVIGCTCETCSSVDFRDKRLRSSIHLKVNDNSFVIDTGPDFRAQMLREGIRQLDAIIYTHEHKDHTAGMDDIRPFNFMQMKDMPLYGTAAVLDQLQREFSYVFAPKKYPGVPQVVTNEISNKPFEVLGTTFTPILVMHYKLPVFGYRIKDFTYITDAKYIDEEELEKVRGTKVLVLNALQLKEHLSHLTLSEALELIDIIKPEKAYLTHISHKLGSHQKVEEKLPDNVFLAYDGLTISL, from the coding sequence ATGAAAGTTACTTTTCTAGGAACAGGAACATCACAAGGAATCCCAGTAATCGGTTGTACATGCGAAACATGCAGTTCTGTCGATTTTAGGGACAAAAGACTGAGAAGCTCCATCCACCTAAAAGTAAACGACAATAGCTTTGTGATTGACACCGGCCCAGACTTTAGGGCACAAATGCTGCGTGAAGGCATTCGTCAATTGGACGCCATCATCTATACGCACGAGCATAAAGACCATACTGCCGGAATGGACGATATCAGGCCATTTAATTTTATGCAGATGAAAGACATGCCGCTCTATGGCACCGCTGCTGTACTTGACCAGCTCCAAAGGGAATTTTCATATGTCTTTGCCCCAAAAAAATACCCAGGCGTCCCTCAGGTAGTCACCAATGAAATCAGCAACAAGCCATTTGAAGTGCTCGGAACGACATTCACACCTATTCTGGTCATGCATTATAAGTTACCTGTCTTTGGCTATAGAATAAAGGATTTTACCTACATCACCGATGCAAAATACATCGACGAAGAAGAGTTGGAAAAAGTAAGGGGCACGAAAGTTCTGGTGCTAAATGCCCTCCAGCTCAAAGAACATCTCTCCCACCTTACTCTCTCCGAAGCGCTGGAACTCATTGACATCATCAAGCCTGAAAAAGCTTACCTCACCCACATCAGCCATAAACTTGGTTCGCACCAAAAGGTGGAAGAAAAGCTGCCAGATAATGTCTTCTTAGCCTATGATGGCCTTACGATCAGCCTATAA